The region GCTGAGGGCTCAATCGACCGTATCGGGCACAGCCCTGAGAGGGTGTTGACATGCGGGTTATGGATATAGAGGCTGACAGACCGAAAGCGGTCATTGTGGGAACCGGCGGACACGCCCAAGTGCTGTGGGCTGCCTGGCAGACCCTTCAAAACACACCGGGTCAGGTCTCCCCTTTATTGATGGGTTGGCTGGAGCATGCAGGCTACCAAGGCCCGACCCATTTAATGGATTTGCCGGTTTATCCTGAAACGGAGGCTGGCCTGTTGGCCTTGTCTGAGCAAGGTGTATGGGCTTTTTATTTTGGCATCGGCATGGTCACTGCCAACCCGAAGCGTTGGGATATTTTTCAGCGAGTGCAAGGGTATGGATTTACGCCAAAAACCCTGATTCATCCCACCGCCGTTGTGGATTCCTCCGCTATCATTGGTCCGGGCTGCTTTATCGGGGCCCGATCCGTGATTCAGCCGTTTGTTAAATTAGGGGCCGCTGCCATTGTGAATACCGGCAGTATTGTGGAACATCACGCCGATATGGGGCAAAATGTACATGTGGCCCCCGGTAGTATATTGTGCGGTCATTCCCAGGTGGGCGATCATAGCCTGATTGGGGCCGGGGCCATTGTGCTACAGCAAGTGAGCGTGGGCCGTCTGGCTGCCGTGGGGGCGGGTAGCGTGGTGCTGCAATCGGTAGCCGAAGGCGCTACGGTTGTGGGCAATCCGGCCCGACCTGTTTTACAAGGTCATAATCGCAATCAAATGGGTCAGGAGTCCGTTGTTTCATGAAGCCTTTTTCGGCCAGTCCTTTCTCTTCAAAAACGCAAGGTACTTTCATTATC is a window of Vampirovibrio chlorellavorus DNA encoding:
- a CDS encoding acetyltransferase; its protein translation is MRVMDIEADRPKAVIVGTGGHAQVLWAAWQTLQNTPGQVSPLLMGWLEHAGYQGPTHLMDLPVYPETEAGLLALSEQGVWAFYFGIGMVTANPKRWDIFQRVQGYGFTPKTLIHPTAVVDSSAIIGPGCFIGARSVIQPFVKLGAAAIVNTGSIVEHHADMGQNVHVAPGSILCGHSQVGDHSLIGAGAIVLQQVSVGRLAAVGAGSVVLQSVAEGATVVGNPARPVLQGHNRNQMGQESVVS